A genomic region of Mus musculus strain C57BL/6J chromosome 7, GRCm38.p6 C57BL/6J contains the following coding sequences:
- the Olfr619 gene encoding olfactory receptor 619 yields the protein MTSSTYLNHTILRDIWYTMIGIPGLEDAHIWLSIPIFSMYIVAVIGNTFLILLISIEHSLHEPMYFFLTMLALADIFLSTVTIPKVLAIFWFQDRSISFASCVSQMFFLHFIFVTESGILLSMAFDRYVAICYPLRYTTILTPSVIIKMGIAAVTRSFFICFPLIFLVYRLTYCGKSIIRHSYCEHMGIARLACDSIKVNIYYGLIVALFSIFLDVVLIIVSYARILCAVYRIPSQDTRLKALSTCGSHVCVILLFYMPVFFSSLGHRFGGDSIPLHVHILLANLYVVLPPSLNPIIYGVKTKQIQERVVQLFSLNKVIC from the coding sequence ATGACATCATCAACATATTTAAATCACACCATTCTCAGAGACATCTGGTACACTATGATTGGGATCCCAGGACTAGAAGATGCACACATTTGGCTCTCCATCCCCATCTTTTCTATGTATATAGTAGCTGTTATAGGCAATACATTCCTAATATTGCTGATCTCTATTGAGCATAGTCTTCATGAACCCATGTACTTTTTCCTAACTATGTTGGCCCTGGCCGATATCTTCTTGTCCACAGTGACCATTCCAAAGGTATTAGCAATTTTCTGGTTCCAAGATAGAAGCATTTCTTTTGCTAGCTGTGTGTCTCAGATGTTTTTCCTCCACTTCATCTTTGTGACAGAGTCTGGTATACTACTCTCCATGGCATTTGACCGTTATGTTGCTATCTGCTATCCACTAAGATACACCACCATTCTAACCCCATCTGTCATCATCAAAATGGGCATTGCAGCTGTGACTAGAAGTTTTTTCATCTGCTTCCCCCTGATCTTTCTTGTCTATAGGCTCACCTATTGTGGGAAGAGCATCATTCGTCACTCATACTGTGAACACATGGGCATTGCCAGGTTGGCCTGTGACAGCATCAAAGTCAATATTTACTATGGATTGATTGTAGCTCTATTTTCCATATTTCTAGACGTAGTACTTATTATTGTCTCATATGCTCGCATACTTTGTGCTGTGTACAGAATACCTTCCCAAGATACCAGACTCAAAGCTCTGAGTACATGTGGCTCCCATGTCTGTGTCATCCTGTTATTTTATAtgccagttttcttttcttctcttggtcACCGTTTTGGAGGTGACAGCATACCACTGCATGTTCACATCCTCCTTGCTAACCTCTATGTTGTTCTACCACCCTCCCTCAATCCCATCATTTATGGAGTAAAGACCAAGCAAATTCaggagagagttgttcagttattttctttaaacaagGTAATTTGTTGA